The following coding sequences are from one Dermacentor andersoni chromosome 5, qqDerAnde1_hic_scaffold, whole genome shotgun sequence window:
- the LOC140218636 gene encoding acetylcholinesterase-like: MTAVKVCLLASLLVAAVFLVVAKDSPKVRIDSGFVVGTRVQAGGTEVDAFLGIPYAEPPIGELRFRRPRPVSPWEGAYNATSKPRACRQVPFDLLGPLALDYSGASEDCLHVNVWRPARGQECATTRKSAACRNVPLPTVVFIHGGAFQWGDSALFLYDPANFVALEGDVVFVTFNYRVSMFGFLDAQDPESGGNLGLWDQNIVLKWVNNNIAHFGGDPARITLWGQSAGAMSVALHAQSSHSVGLFQKAIMQSGAPFSLILNKVFNTRASFNNIVSMLKCSNITNESAGDQLRDVMYCLRQAEASSVFEEIQSTRILQRWFVPIENDTFFPHPFMTASSWEKFGVRDVLIGTTANEGTMFYNMVLRAFPALSDAQPDEHRMLGAAALSMMFEMPLSKARLLADMYYGEDDANRTYEQARDITAEIVGDVFLDCPTELFADAAAMDEVRVYRYLFAHKASHSFVPAWMGVAHGADLLYTLGSLTLMKDKRRYTEPLGNVGKRFLQTQDYTKDEEMFMKEMVQAFAHFIRNGKPEFPSAGFEWPAYTAESRQLLVLKPRNYSIMQTSKTEICDLWKRAVVTSDGSTQLPLAAQLPREPQNSTPPKKKWPAAKPSTSASSTILPWELFIVLITLCRI; encoded by the exons ATGACTGCTGTCAAGGTATGCCTTCTGGCCTCTCTCCTGGTTGCAGCAGTATTCCTCGTTGTTGCGAAAGACTCTCCTAAAGTGCGAATCGACTCAGGATTTGTAGTGGGCACGCGAGTCCAAGCTGGTGGAACCGAAGtggacgccttcctcggaataccGTATGCCGAGCCTCCAATCGGTGAGCTTCGTTTCCGAAGACCTCGGCCTGTATCTCCGTGGGAAGGTGCGTACAATGCGACATCAAAGCCACGCGCCTGTCGGCAAGTACCATTCGACTTGCTTGGCCCTCTGGCGCTCGACTATTCGGGTGCGTCAGAGGACTGCCTCCACGTCAACGTGTGGCGGCCAGCCAGAGGCCAGGAGTGTGCAACTACGCGGAAAAGTGCTGCCTGCCGTAATGTGCCGCTTCCCACGGTTGTTTTCATCCACGGCGGCGCCTTTCAGTGGGGTGACTCAGCGCTTTTTCTGTACGACCCCGCAAACTTTGTCGCCCTCGAGGGCGACGTCGTGTTCGTGACCTTCAATTATAGGGTCAGCATGTTTGGCTTCTTGGACGCCCAGGATCCCGAGTCTGGAGGAAACTTGGGTCTGTGGGACCAAAACATTGTGCTCAAGTGGGTAAACAACAATATCGCCCACTTTGGAGGAGATCCCGCCCGGATCACCTTGTGGGGACAAAGCGCTGGCGCCATGTCAGTAGCGCTGCATGCACAGTCTTCTCACAGCGTGGGCCTTTTCCAGAAGGCCATTATGCAGAGCGGCGCGCCCTTCTCCTTGATTTTGAACAAGGTCTTCAACACGCGAGCCAGTTTTAATAACATAGTGTCAATGTTGAAATGCTCCAACATCACTAACGAAAGCGCAGGTGATCAGCTACGCGACGTAATGTACTGCCTTCGACAAGCGGAGGCTTCGAGCGTGTTTGAAGAGATACAGTCAACGCGCATTCTTCAGCGATGGTTTGTCCCTATCGAGAACGATACTTTCTTCCCGCACCCGTTCATGACTGCGAGCTCGTGGGAAAAATTTGGAGTTCGGGACGTCCTGATTGGCACAACGGCGAACGAGGGTACCATGTTCTACAATATGGTACTCAGAGCCTTCCCAGCGCTGTCAGATGCGCAACCAGACGAGCACAGAATGCTAGGAGCCGCCGCACTGTCGATGATGTTCGAAATGCCGTTATCGAAAGCACGGCTGCTCGCTGACATGTATTACGGTGAAGACGATGCCAATCGCACGTACGAGCAAGCCAGGGACATTACAGCTGAAATCGTCGGGGACGTATTCCTCGACTGCCCGACGGAACTGTTTGCCGATGCCGCTGCGATGGATGAAGTTCGTGTGTACAGATACTTGTTTGCTCACAAGGCTTCTCACAGCTTCGTGCCGGCGTGGATGGGTGTGGCGCATGGCGCAGACTTGCTATACACGCTCGGATCGCTGACCCTTATGAAAGACAAAAGACGCTACACAGAACCCTTGGGTAACGTAGGCAAAAGGTTCCTGCAGACGCAGGACTACACAAAGGATGAAGAGATGTTCATGAAGGAGATGGTCCAAGCTTTCGCCCACTTTATACGGAACGG CAAACCAGAGTTTCCTTCAGCCGGGTTCGAATGGCCAGCATACACAGCAGAGAGTCGTCAGCTCCTCGTTCTGAAGCCGCGAAACTACTCCATCATGCAAACGTCGAAGACGGAGATCTGTGATTTGTGGAAGAGGGCTGTCGTAACAAG